In one window of uncultured Campylobacter sp. DNA:
- the hutX gene encoding heme utilization cystosolic carrier protein HutX — protein MKERIEALFAQNPKISIAQICKELGAKEIDVLLNLPERFGKSAGGDKFCEVIRELESWGEVLFVKNTPSFIIEFKTKIPSGKSARGYYNFGMGANGDEAHGLGILAGHLKTDEIDKIILVTQTFMGMLSKFVGFYDKAGENIFKIYVSRDEKGQLLAEQDAKFEALKAAI, from the coding sequence ATGAAAGAGAGAATCGAGGCGCTGTTCGCGCAAAATCCTAAAATTTCGATCGCGCAGATCTGCAAGGAGCTGGGCGCGAAGGAGATCGACGTGTTGCTAAACCTGCCCGAGCGCTTCGGCAAGAGCGCCGGCGGCGATAAATTCTGCGAGGTCATTAGGGAGCTTGAGAGCTGGGGCGAGGTGCTTTTCGTAAAAAATACGCCGAGCTTCATCATCGAGTTTAAAACCAAGATCCCAAGCGGCAAGAGCGCGCGCGGATATTATAATTTCGGCATGGGCGCAAACGGCGATGAGGCACATGGGCTGGGCATTTTAGCAGGTCATCTAAAGACGGATGAGATCGATAAGATCATCCTCGTGACGCAGACTTTCATGGGGATGCTCTCGAAATTCGTGGGCTTTTACGACAAAGCGGGCGAGAATATCTTTAAAATTTACGTCTCGCGCGACGAGAAAGGACAGCTGCTAGCCGAGCAAGACGCGAAATTTGAGGCGTTAAAAGCCGCGATTTAG